A genome region from Triticum aestivum cultivar Chinese Spring chromosome 2B, IWGSC CS RefSeq v2.1, whole genome shotgun sequence includes the following:
- the LOC123043264 gene encoding rhomboid-like protein 19 — MMESQPLQAATAEPHGAGAADDQAGAPAVVPGKEFTRTCKGLVVVLIGGYVLLQLLPSSLNYLAIIPAKTIPFVWTVFTAGYIEQVLPGAIGSSLGLLFCGKDIEPVWGRKEFLKFIILINSICGILAFCIAVALYYVTGKESFLVTPLSGFHGALAGFLVGLKQLLPNLELPMCFFWKIKAKWMPFFVMCFSTIMAFIVPDSINFLPTLLSGMYVSWLYLRYFQKNPLTGLKGDPSDDFSFPSLFPDAMRPVTDPVANLFDRMLCARSKPSEIALPVTDPTKASRRRERGERVLEERMAADHHAADAEAPAHSAED, encoded by the exons ATGATGGAGAGCCAGCCGCTGCAGGCCGCCACGGCCGAGCCCCACGGCGCCGGAGCCGCGGACGACCAGGCCGGAGCCCCCGCCGTC GTTCCCGGGAAGGAGTTCACGCGGACCTGCAAGGGCCTCGTCGTCGTGCTCATCGGCGGCTACGtgctgctccagctcctcccctcctccctcaaCTACCTCGCCATCATCCCCGCCAA GACAATTCCCTTCGTATGGACCGTCTTCACAGCCGGTTACATTGAGCAAGTCCTTCCAGGG gCTATTGGCAGTTCCCTTGGTCTTCTCTTCTGCGGGAAGGATATCGAACCAGTCTGGGGCCGCAAGGAGTTCTTGAAGTTCATTATCTTGATCAACTCCATCTGCGGCATCCTTGCGTTCTGCATTGCTGTCGCACTGTACTATGTCACCGGGAAAGAGAGCTTCCT TGTAACGCCACTTTCTGGCTTCCATGGCGCCCTTGCCGGCTTTCTGGTTGGCCTGAAGCAGCTCCTGCCAAACCTTGAGCTCCCCATGTGCTTTTTCTGGAAAATTAAGGCCAAG TGGATGCCATTCTTTGTCATGTGCTTCTCAACTATCATGGCCTTCATTGTGCCGGATTCAATCAACTTCCTGCCGACTTTGTTGTCTGGGATGTACGTCAGCTGGCTTTACCTGAGATACTTCCAGAAGAACCCACTGACAGGGCTTAAGGGCGACCCAAGCGATGACTTCTCCTTCCCCAGCTTGTTCCCAGATGCCATGCG GCCAGTCACAGACCCAGTTGCTAATCTGTTCGACCGGATGTTGTGTGCGAGGTCCAAGCCTTCGGAAATTGCCCTCCCAGTCACCGATCCTACTAAGGCATCGAGAAGAAG GGAGCGCGGCGAGAGGGTTCTCGAGGAAAGGATGGCCGCGGATCATCACGCGGCTGACGCCGAAGCCCCAGCTCACTCCGCGGAAGACTAA
- the LOC123043265 gene encoding eukaryotic translation initiation factor 3 subunit M produces the protein MATIVNTTEEEPTLAVVRSTAQLAWADAGAEVADPEVARLCAEAQQHALAGRWLDMASLMLANADLLLLAPTAPDKAADLECVLTVICNLVTKAGSEDEALEIARLICAKLAHQPGDKPTLRIKVLFSLYNLLPSLSGKALVYRKALELAAAGKAADCVVPTFKNIDAFVAYWGIGKPEQRDLFLAVTRILKDHKGMTKEYFKFLNKYLATFDGSADDADAIGAAKEEAAAAIIEFVKSSDLYQCDLLDMPAVAQLEKDEKYQPVYELLKIFLTQRLDSYLAFQTANSSLLQGYGLVHEECITKMRLMSLLDLSGHCSGEIPYSAITKALEINDDEVEYWIVKAISSKILDCKVDQLNQLVIVSRHTARVFGMPQWQSLRSKLGVWRGNIASAINTIQANKVTEDGGQGMQGLMIR, from the exons ATGGCGACGATCGTCAACAccacggaggaggagccgacgCTGGCGGTGGTGCGCTCCACGGCGCAGCTCGCCTGGGCCGACGCGGGCGCCGAGGTCGCCGACCCGGAGGTGGCCCGCCTCTGCGCCGAGGCGCAGCAGCACGCCCTCGCCGGCCGCTGGCTCGACATGGCCTCCCTCATGCTCGCCAacgccgacctcctcctcctcgcccccacCGCCCCCGACAAAG CCGCAGATCTCGAGTGCGTCCTCACCGTCATCTGCAACCTCGTCACCAAGGCCGGGTCCGAGGACGAGGCCCTCGAGATCGCCAGGCTCATCTGCGCCAAGCTCGCCCACCAGCCCGGCGACAAGCCCACGCTGCGCATCAAAGT CCTGTTCAGCCTGTACAACCTGCTCCCGAGCCTCTCCGGCAAGGCCTTGGTGTACAGGAAGGCgctcgagctcgccgccgccgggaaGGCCGCCGACTGCGTCGTCCCCACCTTCAAGAACATCGACGCCTTTGTCGCCTACTGGGGCATCGGCAAGCCGGAGCAGAGGGACCTGTTCCTCGCCGTCACCAGGATTCTCAAGGACCACAAGGG CATGACCAAGGAGTACTTCAAGTTTCTCAACAAGTACCTGGCCACGTTCGATGGGTCGGCTGATGATGCTGATGCAATCGGTGCGGCAAAGGAAGAAGCTGCTGCAGCAATCATTGAGTTCGTCAAGTCATCTGATCTCTATCAG TGTGACCTGCTCGATATGCCAGCTGTTGCACAGCTCGAGAAAGATGAGAAGTATCAGCCAGTTTACGAGCTACTGAAGATATTCCTTACTCAGAGGCTCGATTCCTATTTAGCGTTTCAGACTGCTAACTCTAGCTTGCTGCAAGGATATG GACTGGTTCATGAGGAGTGCATAACCAAAATGCGCCTGATGTCCCTGCTTGATCTGAGCGGCCATTGTTCTGGGGAAATTCCTTACTCTGCAATTACAAAAGCCCTTGAG ATCAATGATGATGAGGTGGAATATTGGATCGTGAAAGCAATTTCGTCCAAGATTCTGGACTGCAAAGTTGACCAGCTTAATCAACTGGTCATTGTCAG CCGGCATACTGCGAGGGTCTTCGGGATGCCACAATGGCAGAGTCTACGTTCAAAGCTTGGAGTGTGGAGG GGAAACATTGCAAGTGCTATCAACACAATCCAAGCTAACAAGGTGACTGAAGATGGCGGGCAGGGGATGCAAGGATTGATGATCCGCTGA
- the LOC123043266 gene encoding probable glucuronosyltransferase Os04g0103100, with protein sequence MASIRRPHSPARAQHLLRHNHPFSTASPPSSPLRHASSASSSAAAPSSSSSSPRKPPGHPHPFLFFTRRPLPRFAAFFLLGSFIGLLHLLSHLPLHHGLPAHPSSSPHPTHLHHHLHPMTQQQQQYLADDAATAAGGGEEGDASDKLLIIITPTRARASQAYYLSRMGQTLRLVRPPVLWVVVEAGRPTPEAALALRRTAVMHRYVGCCDALNASASAAADFRPHQLNAGLEVVENHRLDGVVYFADEEGVYSLPLFDRLRHIRRFGTWPVPTISEGGHDVVLEGPVCKQSQVVGWHTSGGANKLQRFHVAMSGFAFNSTMLWDPRLRSHRAWNSIRHPETVEQGFQGTTFVEQLVEDESQMEGIPADCSQVMNWHVPFGSESPVYPKGWRSAANLDVIIPLK encoded by the exons ATGGCGTCGATCCGGCGGCCGCACTCGCCGGCCAGGGCGCAGCACCTGCTGCGGCACAACCACCCcttctccaccgcctcgccgccctcctcgCCCCTCCGccacgcctcctccgcctcctcctcggccgccgcgccctcctcctcctcctcctcgcccaggAAGCCGCCGGGCCACCCGCACCCGTTCCTCTTCTTcacccgccgcccgctgccgcgcttcgccgccttcttcctcctcggctcCTTCATCGGCCTGCTCCACCTCCTCTCCCACCTCCCGCTCCACCACGGCCTCCCCGCCCACCCCTCCTCCTCGCCCCACCCcacccacctccaccaccacctccaccccatgacccagcagcagcagcagtacctggccgacgacgccgccaccgctgccggcggcggcgaggagggggacgccagcgaCAAGCTGCTCATCATCATCACGCCCACGCGCGCGCGGGCGTCGCAGGCCTACTACCTCAGCCGGATGGGCCAGACGCTGCGCCTCGTCCGCCCGCCCGTGCTCTGGGTCGTCGTCGAGGCCGGCAGGCCCACCCCGGAGGCCGCCCTCGCGCTGCGCCGCACCGCCGTCATGCACCGCTACGTCGGCTGCTGCGACGCCCTcaacgcctccgcctccgccgccgccgacttcCGCCCGCACCAGCTCAACGCCGGCCTCGAGGTCGTCGAGAACCACCGCCTCGACGGCGTCGTCTACTTCGCCGACGAGGAGGGCGTCTACTCCCTCCCGCTCTTCGACCGCCTCCGCCACATCAG GAGGTTCGGCACATGGCCGGTTCCGACGATCTCCGAGGGCGGCCACGACGTCGTGCTCGAAGGGCCCGTGTGCAAGCAGAGCCAGGTTGTTGGGTGGCACACCAGTGGGGGTGCCAACAAGCTCCAGAGGTTTCATGTCGCCATGTCGGGCTTCGCGTTCAACAGCACCATGCTCTGGGATCCCAGGCTGAGGTCCCATCGGGCCTGGAACTCCATCCGGCACCCGGAAACGGTGGAGCAGGGCTTCCAA GGAACCACGTTTGTGGAGCAGTTAGTGGAGGATGAGAGCCAGATGGAGGGCATACCCGCAGACTGCTCCCAAGTAATGAACTGGCATGTGCCATTTGGATCTGAGAGCCCGGTCTATCCCAAGGGGTGGCGGTCCGCGGCGAACCTGGATGTGATTATCCCTCTGAAATAA